The DNA sequence TTTCCATCAACGATCGGAATAATATCCAGCTCATACTGAGGGTTCAGTAGCTCCAGGTCGCTTTTGGGCATCTGAAGCAATACGCTCAGCTGATCAAAGGTCATGAGTCGCTTCAATACGACTGTATCGACGTCGTAGTGTCGAACCGTTGCGACCAGGGGATAAATCCCATGCTCTTCTGCATAGTTCATGATGTAGTTCGCCGCAATAAAAGCCGGCACATAACCGCGCGTTTCGCGAGGAAGCCGGGGGCGAATTTCCCGGTACGTTCTTTTTCCACCCGAGCGCCGAATCGCTTTACTCACGTTTCCGGGACCCGAATTGTAGGCCGCAAGAACCAAGTTCCAGTCGCCAAAGCTCTCGTACAGCTTGGTCATGAATTGCGCCGCGGCCTCCGTACTCGCAACAGGGTCGCTTCGCTCATCGACGTAGCTGCTTACTTCGAGGCCGTATATCTTACCGGTCGAGTACATAAACTGCCAAAGCCCCGTGGCTCCAACGCGCGATTTAGCGCGAGGGTTCAAAGCACTTTCTACGATGGCCAAGTATTTTAACTCCAAGGGCATGTCGTACTTGTCGAGCACTTCCTCGAAAAGGGGAAAATACAGCTCGGCCAACCCCATCATGCGAGCCACTTGTTGGCGTCGATTATTGGCGTAAACATCAATGAACCGAGCAACGTGCTCGTTGTATTCCAGGGCCAGCGGAGTCCGCTTGTCGAGCACCGCCGGGCGAGCCGCGATCACACTGTCCGGCACTTCCGGACCTTCGGCCAAAACGCTCGAATCCTCAATGGTACTATCGGGCCCGGCCGCGAAATAATCCGCGTACAACAAACTGTCGAGCTGTACCATAAAGGGATCGTCCCGCAACGTGTTCAACGTGTCGGTTTCAGCCTCAACTGCCCATAAATATCCACTGAGGAGCAACGCCCCCATCAAGAGTTTTTCTTTCATACCACTAATAAAACGTTCCTTTTGGGAACTCAGTACCCGACTGGGCACTACTTATTCACGCCCGCTTGTTCATTAGGTCCGCGCTGAATGCCAGCAAGCCTTCATCGGCACCGCGACCCGCAGTGAACTGAATACCGAAGGGCAGTCCGCTTTCGGTGTGCCCCATGGGTAAACTAACCGAAGGGTGTCCGCCCAAGTTCGCTTGAACGGTAAAGATGTCCTCCAAGTACATGGTCGTTGGATCGTCGTATTTCTTACCCAGCTCAAACGCCGCGTGAGGCGTAGTGGGTGACAACAACAAATCGTATTCACTCAGGAGTTCGTCCGTTCTTTCACGTATCAAGCGGCGTACTTTTTGAGCTTTGCCGTAGTAGGCGTGGTAATAACCAGAGCTCAAAACAAAGGTGCCGAGCATAATACGTCGCTTTACCTCTTCTCCAAAGCCCTCTGTACGCGATCGCTTGTACGTTTCTTCGAGACCTTCAGCTTCCGCGCTTCGGTAACCGAAGTGCACGCCGTCGTACCGAGCCAGGTTGCTCGACGCTTCAGCGGTGGTCAAAATATAGTACGTTGGCACAAGGTAATCGAGCAGCGGAAAGTTCACTTCTTCCACCGTATGGCCATCGGCCCGAAGGCGTTCTATCTCGGCGATCATCGTCGCTTTCACCTCGGGGTCCAAGCCTTCGGCTTCGATAGCTTCGGCAATGTAGCCGATTCTTTTGGGGGCCTCGCGGCCCGAATCGTTCTGCGCCATAGCGTTGCTGAACTTCGGTACTTCGTTTTGTGAAGCGGTACTGTCGTAATCGTCGGGACCCGCCATTACCTCGAGTATCAAGGCCGCGTCTTCGACGCTTTTGGTCATCGGTCCTATTTGGTCAAAACTCGACGCGTAAGCAATGAGTCCGTGGCGCGATACGAGTCCGTACGTTGGCTTGTAACCCACGATCCCGGTAAAGGAAGCCGGTTGGCGAATAGAGCCGCCGGTGTCGCTACCGAGTGCGGCATGACATAGGTCCGCGGCCACGGCTGCTGCCGACCCTCCCGAGGATCCACCAGGTACGCGAGATTCGTCCTTGGGGTTCTTGACCGGATCGAAATAGCTGTTTTCGTTGGCCGAACCCATCGCGAATTCATCGCAATTCAATCGGCCTATGATCACGGCGTCTTCGGCCAACAGCCGATCGACCACTGTGGCGCTGAATAAGCTCTCGAACCCTTCGAGAATGTGCGATGCCGCAGAGACCTTGTGCCCTTTGTATACGATATTGTCCTTGATGCCTAAAACCAATCCGGCCAAACGTCCCGCATTGCCTTGTTGCATACGGGTTTGGATAGCATCGGCCCGTTCGAGGGCCTCGTCGCTATAAACTTCCAGAAAGGCGTTGAGCCCGGCATTCGCTTCAATATGTGCGAGGTAGGCGTTCACTAATTCGGGAAGGGTCAGGAGCCCCTTCGAAAGGTCCCGCTGGATCTGCGCGAGCGTGCTATAGGCCATCGATCAGTCTTTGATCTCTTTCTTATCGTTCTTATCGTCGTCGTCGTCGTCGCGAGTGGCATCTTTGAATTCCTTGATTCCGCTGCCCAATCCACGCATCAGTTCGGGGATCTTGCGTCCGCCGAACAACAACAATACGACCGCAACGATGAGGGCGATCTGCCATGGGCCTACGAAGCCCGCTAATACCGTCAAACTTGACATAAGGTCTAACTTTAAAGTGTCACAAAGGTACAAAGTTGTGCCGTACTCACGACGATGATGCGGCCGCTCGTTTCAGGCGATCGTTCATGGCCCTTCCGAGTTGGGTATCGGGCAGAGGTTCGGCGATCACCAAATCGACTTTCATGGTGTCAAAAGCACGCAGTGCGGCGAAGAGATTTCGGGCCGCTTCTTTGAGGTCTCGGCTCGGTGATAACTCGATCACGGGCACATCATTCGGCACATCCGAAGGGCGCGATAAACAAAGCAGTCCGACTCGTTGACCCGACCGTTCGACTCCCGCATCGGGCCGCGAGGCCCAGAAAGAAAAAACAACCTTTTTACCAGGTGCGTAGTGGGCGATGAGCATGCCTGGGGCTTCGGGGCGTGAGCTGCTGGTGCGCACGTCGCCGAGGGGTTCGCCGAGGGCTTCTTCGAGTTCTTCGAGCGCGAGGCCGCCGAGTCTCAGCACTATCGGTTTTTCGCCCTCGAACGACACGATGGTCGATTCGATTCCGATTTCGCAGGGGCCCCCGTCGAGAATGTAGGGGATTCGGCCGCCCAGTTGGTGATCCACGTGCTGTGCGGTGGTCGGACTAACATAGCCGAATGGGTTCGCCGAGGGTGCTGCGAGGGGAAAATCGAGCTCATTGAGGAGGTCCTGAGTCACGGGGTGCCTCGGAATTCGGATTCCGACCGTAGAATGGCCGCTCGTAACCAGGTCCGGCACTATATCTCGTTTGGGCAAAATCAAGGTCATAGGGCCGGGACAAACGGCTTCGGCCAGCGCTACAGCAGAGCGAGGCGCCGTTTTGATGTACGACATTGCCGCATCGAACGATTTGCAGTGCACGATCAGCGGGTCAAAACTCGGGCGTTGCTTGGCCTCGAATATTCGAAGTACGGCATCCGGGTCGAGTGCGTTCGCCGCAAGTCCGTATACCGTTTCGGTCGGAATGGCCACGAGCTCTCCGTTGCGCAAATACACCGCCGCCTGCTGTATGTCCGTTCCGATCGTTGCCATTAAAGTTCTTTCATCATCCACACGTCGCAGCCGCTGTGGCCGGTTTCACCGAAGGGCTGTGTTCGCGGCTCAAATTCGTAATTTGCATACAAATATCGAGCAGTTTCCATGGTGGCCGGGGTTTCGAGGTAGCAATACCGATAGCCTAGTTCCGGGGCATCGTTCAGACATTTTTCGATCATCCTGCGCCCCCAGCCTCGGCCCCGCACGTTCGGTAAAAAGTACATCTTTTTAAGTTCGCAGTACTCGGGTGGTGCGCCTTTCAACGGGCCTATCCATCCTCCGCCCACGACAACGCCTTCGAGTTCCAAAACGTAATATCGACTCCTGGGGGTATCGAACGCAGCGGCCATATCATCGAGCTAGGGGTCGACGGCCGCAAAACCTTCGCGATTGGCCCCAAACGATTCGAGCACCTCGCGGATCAGGTCCCGGAGTGCTCGGTTATCTTTCGGCTCGATGGGTCTGAACACCACCTCGCTCAATGTTACAGGTCGAATTTAATTCCTTGCGCTAGAGGCAATTCCGTACTGTAGTTGATCGTGTTCGTTTGGCGACGCATGTATACCTTCCAAGCGTCCGATCCGGACTCACGACCACCGCCGGTTTCTTTTTCACCGCCGAAGGCTCCACCGATCTCAGCACCACTGGTTCCGATATTGACGTTTGCGATACCGCAGTCCGATCCGTTCACGCTCAAGAAACGCTCCGCCTCGCGCAAGTTCGTAGTCATTATGGCCGAAGAAAGGCCTTGTACCACTCCGTTTTGGAGTGCGATCGCGTTGTCGAGGTCTCCACTGTACTTCATGATGTACAAGATAGGAGCAAAGGTCTCTTCCTGAACGATATTGTAGTGGTTCTCCACTTCGGCGATCACGGGCTTCACGTAACAGCCGCTTTCGTAGCCTTCGCCTTCGATCACTCCGCCCTCTACCAAGATGCTTCCGCCCTCTTGTTTCACTTGCTGAATAGCGTTCAGATACTGCCCTACTGCGCCCGTATCGATGAGTGGTCCAACGTGGAATTTCTCATCCAGTGGATTACCAATGCGAACTTGGCCATAGGCCTTGGTCAGCTTTTCTTTAACCTCGTCGTACACCTCTTCATGGATGATCAGACGTCGCGAACTGGTACAGCGCTGTCCGGCCGTTCCGACCGCTCCGAAAAGAGCTCCGATGATGGTCATGTCGAGATCCGCATCCGGGGTAATGATGATGGCGTTGTTTCCTCCGAGCTCGAGCAATGAGCGGCCCAAACGAGCAGCCACGGCTTGTGCCACGATCTTACCCATGCGGATAGATCCCGTAGCGCTCACTAGAGGTACGCGCTTGTCGGCCGTTATCATTTCGCCCACTTTGTAATCTCCGTTTACCAAACAGCTAATACCTTCGGGAAGGTTATTTTCTTCTGCTACCTCTTGCCAGATCTTCTGACAAGCTACACCGCAAAGAGGTGCTTTTTCAGAGGGCTTCCAAACACATACGTCTCCGCATACCCAGGCGAGAGCGGTATTCCAGCTCCATACCGCAACCGGGAAGTTGAAGGCCGAAATGATGCCTACGATACCAAGTGCGTGGTATTGCTCGTACATGCGGTGTCCCGGGCGTTCGCTGTGCATGGTGAGTCCGTGCAACTGGCGTGAAAGTCCGACCGCGAAGTCACAGATGTCGATCATCTCTTGTACTTCGCCCAAGCCCTCCTGATACGACTTACCCATCTCGTAGCTCACGAGCTTGCCGAGTGCTTTCTTCTTACGGCGAAGTTTTTCGCCGTACTGACGCACGATCTCACCGCGCTGTGGCCCCGGCACGTTGCGCCACTCCTTAAAGGCGTCTTGCGCTGTAGCGATCACGCGAGCGTAATCCGCCTCAGAAGTCGAGCTTACGGAACCTATGGGGGATCCGTCGACCGGAGAGTAGCTCTCGATCGAAGGACCACTACCAAAGCTCTCTGCTCCGGTCGAAACCCCGTGATTATCGTCTTTGATGCCCAACTCGCGCAAGGCCATCCGGATGCCGAATTCTTGCTGAATATTGTGGGCTGTGTCTTTGATTCTTTCGGTAAGTTCTGACATGATTGATATACTTAATCTAGTGAGCAAACAAAGGTACTAATCCGCTTCTGTACGAGCAGGGACCTTAGACACAAATCCGTCCGTAATTCCACCAAAGTAACGTCGCGTGATCTCCCCAACGTCGTTCACACTACTCGGAAAGATGGTCTCGAGGACTCCGCCGGTTAGCCGTGTTCCATCGGCTCTAAATAAGTCGTAGTGCACTCGGATGGCCCTATTGTACACTTTGTTCTGAAAATCAATGCAATCGTCGAATCTCGTGTCAATCTCGAATTGGTTCAGAAATAAGAACACCTCGGTGCCGTACACATCGGAGAGCTCGGCCAAAACGGTAGTGTCTTTCAAAGTCGCTTGCATATAGCTACCCTCCGTGTCGGGCTTTACTTCTTCGCGTTTCTCATCCGGCCCGAACAGGCCCTGCTGAGTCTTTGGCTCATTGGATTTTTCGGTTTGCTCCTCCTTCGTCTTTCTAAACGGATCCTTAAATTTCTTTTGTTCTTCAGCCTCCTCTTTCTCCGCCGTCATTCTCACGAACTCCGGTGACAGGGCATAGGCATACCTCGTATTGCGATACAACCTTGTAAGATCTTCGCGCGCCCGCTCCAAGGTGTCGCGCAGCAAGCTATGATCACCATACATTTCCTCGAGACGCACCGTAAAACTGATATCGAGTC is a window from the Flavobacteriales bacterium genome containing:
- a CDS encoding GNAT family N-acetyltransferase; its protein translation is MAAAFDTPRSRYYVLELEGVVVGGGWIGPLKGAPPEYCELKKMYFLPNVRGRGWGRRMIEKCLNDAPELGYRYCYLETPATMETARYLYANYEFEPRTQPFGETGHSGCDVWMMKEL
- a CDS encoding twin-arginine translocase TatA/TatE family subunit, which codes for MSSLTVLAGFVGPWQIALIVAVVLLLFGGRKIPELMRGLGSGIKEFKDATRDDDDDDKNDKKEIKD
- a CDS encoding LysM peptidoglycan-binding domain-containing protein codes for the protein MKEKLLMGALLLSGYLWAVEAETDTLNTLRDDPFMVQLDSLLYADYFAAGPDSTIEDSSVLAEGPEVPDSVIAARPAVLDKRTPLALEYNEHVARFIDVYANNRRQQVARMMGLAELYFPLFEEVLDKYDMPLELKYLAIVESALNPRAKSRVGATGLWQFMYSTGKIYGLEVSSYVDERSDPVASTEAAAQFMTKLYESFGDWNLVLAAYNSGPGNVSKAIRRSGGKRTYREIRPRLPRETRGYVPAFIAANYIMNYAEEHGIYPLVATVRHYDVDTVVLKRLMTFDQLSVLLQMPKSDLELLNPQYELDIIPIVDGKLHALTLPREKVGLFVSHEDSLYRYAEVAMPGPSLPEYVEMNDRGRYRVKSGDYLGRIAIKYGCSVRDIQRWNNLRGTNIRMGQYLTVYARNVESIDYISGMPSPEITGMEETTATAPATTTEAGGGVDAAAEVTSATQNKAEPDTQTDVNASAKAIYYTVQSGDTLWDIAKRYDGVSPDQIKKWNNISSARSLKPGIKLKLNSAS
- the gatA gene encoding Asp-tRNA(Asn)/Glu-tRNA(Gln) amidotransferase subunit GatA, whose product is MAYSTLAQIQRDLSKGLLTLPELVNAYLAHIEANAGLNAFLEVYSDEALERADAIQTRMQQGNAGRLAGLVLGIKDNIVYKGHKVSAASHILEGFESLFSATVVDRLLAEDAVIIGRLNCDEFAMGSANENSYFDPVKNPKDESRVPGGSSGGSAAAVAADLCHAALGSDTGGSIRQPASFTGIVGYKPTYGLVSRHGLIAYASSFDQIGPMTKSVEDAALILEVMAGPDDYDSTASQNEVPKFSNAMAQNDSGREAPKRIGYIAEAIEAEGLDPEVKATMIAEIERLRADGHTVEEVNFPLLDYLVPTYYILTTAEASSNLARYDGVHFGYRSAEAEGLEETYKRSRTEGFGEEVKRRIMLGTFVLSSGYYHAYYGKAQKVRRLIRERTDELLSEYDLLLSPTTPHAAFELGKKYDDPTTMYLEDIFTVQANLGGHPSVSLPMGHTESGLPFGIQFTAGRGADEGLLAFSADLMNKRA
- a CDS encoding threonylcarbamoyl-AMP synthase, giving the protein MATIGTDIQQAAVYLRNGELVAIPTETVYGLAANALDPDAVLRIFEAKQRPSFDPLIVHCKSFDAAMSYIKTAPRSAVALAEAVCPGPMTLILPKRDIVPDLVTSGHSTVGIRIPRHPVTQDLLNELDFPLAAPSANPFGYVSPTTAQHVDHQLGGRIPYILDGGPCEIGIESTIVSFEGEKPIVLRLGGLALEELEEALGEPLGDVRTSSSRPEAPGMLIAHYAPGKKVVFSFWASRPDAGVERSGQRVGLLCLSRPSDVPNDVPVIELSPSRDLKEAARNLFAALRAFDTMKVDLVIAEPLPDTQLGRAMNDRLKRAAASSS
- a CDS encoding aldehyde dehydrogenase family protein is translated as MSELTERIKDTAHNIQQEFGIRMALRELGIKDDNHGVSTGAESFGSGPSIESYSPVDGSPIGSVSSTSEADYARVIATAQDAFKEWRNVPGPQRGEIVRQYGEKLRRKKKALGKLVSYEMGKSYQEGLGEVQEMIDICDFAVGLSRQLHGLTMHSERPGHRMYEQYHALGIVGIISAFNFPVAVWSWNTALAWVCGDVCVWKPSEKAPLCGVACQKIWQEVAEENNLPEGISCLVNGDYKVGEMITADKRVPLVSATGSIRMGKIVAQAVAARLGRSLLELGGNNAIIITPDADLDMTIIGALFGAVGTAGQRCTSSRRLIIHEEVYDEVKEKLTKAYGQVRIGNPLDEKFHVGPLIDTGAVGQYLNAIQQVKQEGGSILVEGGVIEGEGYESGCYVKPVIAEVENHYNIVQEETFAPILYIMKYSGDLDNAIALQNGVVQGLSSAIMTTNLREAERFLSVNGSDCGIANVNIGTSGAEIGGAFGGEKETGGGRESGSDAWKVYMRRQTNTINYSTELPLAQGIKFDL